Proteins encoded by one window of Flagellimonas lutaonensis:
- the istA gene encoding IS21 family transposase, with amino-acid sequence MANKQIDMRKIKLIYKLYTSGVSKRRISQQLGISRVTIRKYIEFFKRYRFTGYEVEKMTLEELHNLFKDGQRPKSQRLLTLRQYFPHFDKELRKTGVTRRLLWEEYYAKHPDGFRLSQFKYWYAEWRKETSPVMHMEHKAGDKLFIDFTGKKLHIVDRDTGELQELEVFVCILGSSQYTYVEACASQKLEDFIRCTENALWFYGGVPKALVPDNLKSAVTKSSRYEPSLNKVFADFAEHYETAVLPTRTYRPRDKAIVENAVKIIYTRVFAPLRNRTFHNITDINKAIWELLEKHNGMSFRGREYSRCSLFLEIERQELMPLPEKRYEIKRYARGTVHKNSHIYFGKDKHYYSVPYRHIGKQVKLVYTDSIVEIYHKHERFAVHKRNKKKYGYTTLADHMPSHHRFVSEWSSERFIGWAGNIGEHCKGYIIAILEKKQHPEQSYKSCLGILHLAKKYGRERLENACKRASEYGAYNYNMVERILKKGWDQIDEGIDGDLEMPEHKNIRGGKYYE; translated from the coding sequence ATGGCGAACAAGCAGATAGATATGCGAAAAATAAAACTGATTTATAAGCTCTACACCTCTGGTGTAAGCAAGCGACGGATAAGCCAGCAATTGGGCATATCCCGCGTTACCATTAGAAAGTACATCGAATTCTTCAAGCGGTACCGTTTCACGGGGTACGAAGTGGAGAAGATGACCCTGGAGGAACTCCACAATCTTTTTAAGGACGGGCAAAGGCCGAAGAGCCAACGCCTGCTGACCCTAAGGCAGTACTTTCCCCACTTTGACAAGGAACTCCGCAAGACGGGCGTTACGCGACGATTGCTGTGGGAGGAATATTATGCGAAGCACCCCGATGGGTTCAGGCTCTCACAGTTCAAGTATTGGTACGCCGAATGGCGCAAGGAGACCTCGCCCGTGATGCACATGGAGCATAAGGCCGGCGACAAGCTCTTTATCGACTTCACGGGAAAGAAACTCCATATCGTCGACAGGGACACCGGCGAACTTCAGGAACTGGAAGTGTTCGTGTGCATACTGGGCAGCAGCCAGTATACCTATGTGGAGGCCTGCGCAAGCCAAAAACTGGAAGATTTTATACGTTGTACCGAGAACGCCCTATGGTTCTATGGCGGCGTGCCAAAGGCCTTGGTGCCCGATAACCTCAAATCGGCCGTGACAAAGAGCAGTCGTTACGAACCTAGTTTGAACAAGGTATTCGCGGACTTTGCCGAACATTACGAAACAGCCGTACTGCCCACACGTACCTACAGGCCAAGGGACAAGGCCATAGTGGAGAACGCCGTGAAGATAATCTACACTAGGGTGTTCGCCCCTTTACGGAACCGGACCTTCCATAACATCACAGATATCAACAAAGCGATATGGGAGCTGTTAGAGAAGCACAATGGAATGTCATTTAGGGGGAGGGAATACTCCCGTTGTTCATTGTTCCTTGAGATAGAGAGGCAAGAACTGATGCCCTTGCCCGAAAAACGCTATGAGATAAAAAGGTATGCCCGAGGTACCGTGCACAAGAACAGCCATATCTATTTTGGGAAGGACAAGCACTATTACAGTGTTCCCTATCGCCATATCGGCAAACAGGTCAAGCTGGTCTATACCGACAGCATCGTCGAGATTTACCATAAACACGAAAGGTTCGCGGTACATAAAAGGAACAAAAAGAAATATGGCTATACCACCCTGGCCGACCATATGCCATCGCACCACCGCTTTGTGAGCGAATGGAGCAGTGAGAGGTTCATTGGTTGGGCAGGCAATATCGGCGAACACTGCAAAGGGTACATCATCGCCATATTGGAAAAGAAACAGCACCCGGAACAATCCTATAAATCCTGTCTTGGCATATTGCACCTTGCCAAAAAGTATGGAAGGGAACGTCTTGAGAACGCCTGCAAACGTGCCTCGGAATATGGAGCGTACAATTACAATATGGTCGAGCGCATCTTAAAGAAGGGATGGGACCAAATTGATGAAGGTATCGACGGGGATCTGGAAATGCCCGAGCACAAGAACATAAGGGGCGGAAAATACTATGAATAA